The following nucleotide sequence is from Candidatus Eisenbacteria bacterium.
GCTTGAGTATCCGGCCGTGAGGACGATCGCGGCGACGGATCCCTGTCCGAATGGCTGCGTTTCGGTCATGGCGTTCCCCGCCCGCAGAATAGCACGGGGGGCGTCCGCCGGGCCTCTTCGCGCGCGGCGGTTGCCGAGGAGCGGCCGGGATGGTAGCCTGACTTCCCCCCGGGCGCCTCGCGAAAGCGCGTGTCTTTTGGGGCGGGCGGGCGACCGTGGCTCGGAGCGAGGAGAGAATGGTGACCCAGGCGTATCTCACACGCAAGGAACGTTTTGCGGCGGCGCACCACTACGGTGTCCCCCGGCTTCCCCGCGAGGAGGCGGAGGGGCTCTTCGGGACGACCGCGGTTCACGGCCACAACTACGTCTTGGAAACGACGATCCGGGGGCCGGTCGACCCTCGAACCGGGATGGTCGAGAACCTCGTCACGGTGAAGGAGATCATTCGGCAGCGCGTGCTCGCCGACCTCGACCAGCGCTTCCTGAACGAGCACGTGGATCGTTTTCGAGAGGAGCCGCCGACTCTCGAAAACATCTCGGCGCTCATCTGGGAGCGCCTCGAGCCGGCTTTCACGGAGGGGAAGCTCTGGCGGATCCGGCTCTACGAGGACGAGACTCTTTTCGTCGATCGCGTGGAAGGGAGGAGCGAGGTGTTTCTGACGAGGGTGTTCGAGTTCTCTGCGTCGCACCGGCTCCACGAGCCGGGGCTTTCGGACGATCGGAACCGCGAGATCTTCGGGAAATGCAACAACCCGCACGGTCACGGGCACAACTACGTGGTCGAGGTGACGGTGGGAGGGGCGGTCGATCCGCGGACGGGGACGGTGGGGAACCTCGTCGAGATCGATTGTGTCGTGAACGATCTCGTGATCGAATATCTCGATCACAAGCATCTGAACTCGGACGTCGAGGAGTTTCGGGATCTGAACCCGACGGCGGAGAACATCGCGCGGGTGATTTGGGATCGGCTCGGGGAGAACGTCGGCGGCGCGAAGCTGCACCGGATCCGTTTGTACGAGACCGCGCGGAACATCGCGGACTATTACGGGCCAAAGGGGTAGGCGCGCGCGTGGTGACGGCGGCGAGCTGTCGGAGCGGCGGGCTCCGCATTCCTCCGGGGGCACGCCTCCGAGCGCTTCCGCGCTCTCGGCTCTGCTCGCTCGGCCACCAACGAGGGTCGGCCGCCGGCCTCCCCTCGTCGGTTCCGGCCTCGTCGAGAAGGCCCCCGGAGGAATGCGGAGCCTGCCGCCCGAGGACCGCTTGCGTGCGACCGAGCGGGTCCCGTCCATCGGAAGGAAGGAGTCCTTCTTGACCGAGATCCGAGTCCGTTTCGCGCCGAGCCCGACCGGATACCTTCATGTCGGCGGGGCGAGAACGGCCCTCTTCAACTGGCTCTTCGCGAGGAAGCGGGGCGGCGTCTTCGTTCTTCGGATCGAGGACACGGACCGCGAGCGCTCGTCGGAAGAGATGGTCGCGACGATCGTGGACGGGCTCCGATGGCTCGGGCTCGACTGGGACGAGGGGCCGTACTTCCAGGGGGAGAGGGTGGACGCGCACAGGGAGTGCGCGCGCCGTCTTCTCGACGCGAACCGCGCCTATCGCTGCTTCTGCTCGGCGGAGGAGCTGGATGCGGCGAGGAAGCAGGCGATCGCGGAGAAGCGGTCGGGGGCGGTGCGCTGCGCGTGCCGCGCGATGGATCCCGAGGAGGCGAAGAGACGCGGGGCGTCGGAGCCGTTCGCGATTCGCTTCCGGACGCCCGAGGGGGAGACGGTCGCGTTCGACGACATCGTGTACAAGGCGACGTCGAAAGGGACGGACGACATCGAGGACTTCGTTCTTCTTCGTTCCGACCGCTCGCCGACCTACCACCTCAGCGTGGTCGCGGACGACGCCGAGATGCGGATCACGCACGTCATTCGCGGGCAGGACCATCTCTCGAACACCCCCAAGCAGATCCTTCTTCATCGCGCGCTCGGGAACCCGGTCCCCGTCTTCGGGCACCTTCCTCTTCTTCTCGCGCCGAACAAGGCGAAGCTCTCGAAGCGGACGCACGGCGAGGTGGTGAGCCTCACGTTCTATCGGGACCGCGGCTTCGTGCCGGACGCGTTCGTGAACTTCCTCGCGCTTCTCGGCTGGTCGCCGGGGGGAGACCGCGAGAGGCTCTCGCGCGCGGAGCTCGTCGAGCACTTCGATCTTTCACGCGTGAACCTGTCGAACGCGGTCTTCAACTTCGCCCTGGGGGACGAGCGGAACTGGACCGATCCGAAGGCGATCGCGCTGAACGCAGAGTACATCGCCTCGATGTCGCTGGGCGAGCTTCTTCCGATCGTGCGGCCGTTTCTCGAGCGCGCATCTCTCTGGAGGGACGAGTTCGAGGGAGAACGCGCCGGGTGGTTCCGCCGGACGATCGATCTTCTTCGCGAGAGATGCCGGACGCTCGCCGACTTCGCGGAGCGCGGGCGGCCGTACTTCTCAGACGCCTTCGAGATGGAAGAGAAGGCGCTCGAGAAGAACCTGCGCGGCAAGGCGGAGGAGATTCGCGGGCGGCTCGCGGCGCTCGCGGACCGCCTGGCGGCGGTCGAGCCGTGGGAGGCGGCGGCGATCGAGCCGATCGTGCGTGCGTTCGCCGAGGAGAACGCCCTCAAGATCGGGACGCTCATGAACGCGGCGCGCGCGGCGCTCACCGGAACGAACGTCGGCCCGAGCATCTTCGATGTGTTCGAGATCGTGGGGAGGGAGCGCGCCGCCGCGCGGCTTCGAGCGGCGGAAGAGCTGCTCTAGCATGCCGAGCTCCCGTCCGAAAAGCGGTTCGGGGCGAGCGGTTGACCGTCCCCCGCCGCTCCGCTAAAATACCAGATCAAGCTGGGATGTCGTCCAACGGTAGGACACGCGGCTCTGGACCGCGGTATCGGGGTTCGAATCCCTGCATCCCAGCCACTTCTCACCCGCGATTTCGATCCGGTTCCTGCTGCGGCTTCGGGGCGCGGGCTCCGAGGCCGCTCTTCCTTCGCCGGCATCCTCATCGTAGCGAGGGCTACGATTCCGGGTGCCGGCTCGTCCAAAGCGTCCTCTCGCCTCGCGCCCCGAACCCTCGCGACGAAACCGGATCGAAACCGCGGGTGATGGCGGAGAAACAAGAACCGGAGCGCACCGAAGCCCCAGTTCCCCGCTTTCTCCTCCTTCCGGTCTCCTGTAGAGTCAGGGCATGAAGTCCGAGGAATCGTCCCAGGCTCCCGGCGAGATCGACTCCGAAGGGGCGTTCAGTCCCGAGAGGGTCGATCTTACGCTGATTCGGTGGATGCTTCGCCTGACGCCGGCGGAGCGCCTGCGGGTCTTGCAGAAGAACGTCCGATCGATCGTGAGGTTGCGCGCTCGTGCACGCCGAGCCTGATTTCCTCGATCTTCTTCGTGGTTCCTAACATCCCGGCGGTCCAATCGCGCCCCTTGATCTCTTCCGTGAGAAGAGCGGGGGAGAGCCGAGCGAAGACGGGCCTCCATCCCCCCAGCCGCATTCTCATGAGATCCCTTCTCCCTGCTCGCCCCACCGGAACCCCGCCCCGTCGAACCTCGCGCGCCGCGGCGGAATAGGCCCGCAAGATGTTGCTGGGCAATCGATTGCTGCCTCTCTTGCAAGCGGGGCGGCGGGCCGATCCTTCGATTGAGGTGAAAAGCGGGTCCGGCTTGATTCGGGGGCCCCTCGCGGGCAGCATTTCGCTCAGAAACAGGCGGGAGGCGAACGTGGCGAGGCGCGTGTCCCCCCCGGCGGTTCACGTGGTTCGGATCCACTACCGCCATTGGGGGAACTATTCAGGGTTCAATCAGTTTGCCCGCTTCCTCGATCGGGAGCGTGTTCGCTTGAGCGTTCAACGAGTGCCGCTTCATCCGAACGAGCCGAGGTGGCTCGATCGTCTTTCCAAGCGAATCGCGGAGAAGCTCGCCGGCGGGCGGTGCGTCACCTGGTACACATCGCTCGACGTGGCCGCCGACGCGCTCATCTTCGCGCGCGCCCTCATGATCGGAACCGACGTGATTCACTACCTGGACGGGGATCACTCGATCGGTTTTCTTCCCGATCTTCTCAGGCGCGCGCGCTCTCTTCGCAGGAGGCCGCGCGTCGTGGCGACATTCCATCAGCCGCCCGATTGGCTCGCCGACATCGTGCGCGAGGAGAACCTCCGCTCGGTCGATCGGGTCACCGTGGTCTCCCGCGACCAGCAAGAGTTCTTCGAGCGTCTCGCTCCGCGTGTCCCCGTCTCGTGGATCCCTCACGGGATCGACGTCGATTTCTTCCACCCGCCGTCCCCCGGGACGAAACGGCCCGGCTTCCGCTGCATCACGGTCGGGTCGTGGTTCCGCGACTACGCGATCGTTCTTCAGCTCGCGGAACGGATGCGCCGCTTCTCGGACATCGAGTTCCATCTCGTCTCTTCCGGAATCCGGGGAGAGGTTCCCGGGAACGTCGTTCTCCATCGAGGAGTGGACGACGCGACGCTTCGACGCCTCTACCAAGAGGCGAGCGCGCTCCTTCTTCCTCTCAAGAACGCGACTGCGAACAACGCGCTTCTCGAGGGGATCGCCTGCGGGCTCCCGGTGATCGTCACCGATCTTTCCGCGATCCGCGACTACGTGCCGGGGGAGGAGGCGATCCGGATTCCGGGGAACGCGCTCG
It contains:
- a CDS encoding 6-carboxytetrahydropterin synthase — its product is MVTQAYLTRKERFAAAHHYGVPRLPREEAEGLFGTTAVHGHNYVLETTIRGPVDPRTGMVENLVTVKEIIRQRVLADLDQRFLNEHVDRFREEPPTLENISALIWERLEPAFTEGKLWRIRLYEDETLFVDRVEGRSEVFLTRVFEFSASHRLHEPGLSDDRNREIFGKCNNPHGHGHNYVVEVTVGGAVDPRTGTVGNLVEIDCVVNDLVIEYLDHKHLNSDVEEFRDLNPTAENIARVIWDRLGENVGGAKLHRIRLYETARNIADYYGPKG
- a CDS encoding glutamate--tRNA ligase, with the protein product MTEIRVRFAPSPTGYLHVGGARTALFNWLFARKRGGVFVLRIEDTDRERSSEEMVATIVDGLRWLGLDWDEGPYFQGERVDAHRECARRLLDANRAYRCFCSAEELDAARKQAIAEKRSGAVRCACRAMDPEEAKRRGASEPFAIRFRTPEGETVAFDDIVYKATSKGTDDIEDFVLLRSDRSPTYHLSVVADDAEMRITHVIRGQDHLSNTPKQILLHRALGNPVPVFGHLPLLLAPNKAKLSKRTHGEVVSLTFYRDRGFVPDAFVNFLALLGWSPGGDRERLSRAELVEHFDLSRVNLSNAVFNFALGDERNWTDPKAIALNAEYIASMSLGELLPIVRPFLERASLWRDEFEGERAGWFRRTIDLLRERCRTLADFAERGRPYFSDAFEMEEKALEKNLRGKAEEIRGRLAALADRLAAVEPWEAAAIEPIVRAFAEENALKIGTLMNAARAALTGTNVGPSIFDVFEIVGRERAAARLRAAEELL
- a CDS encoding glycosyltransferase; the protein is MARRVSPPAVHVVRIHYRHWGNYSGFNQFARFLDRERVRLSVQRVPLHPNEPRWLDRLSKRIAEKLAGGRCVTWYTSLDVAADALIFARALMIGTDVIHYLDGDHSIGFLPDLLRRARSLRRRPRVVATFHQPPDWLADIVREENLRSVDRVTVVSRDQQEFFERLAPRVPVSWIPHGIDVDFFHPPSPGTKRPGFRCITVGSWFRDYAIVLQLAERMRRFSDIEFHLVSSGIRGEVPGNVVLHRGVDDATLRRLYQEASALLLPLKNATANNALLEGIACGLPVIVTDLSAIRDYVPGEEAIRIPGNALEEFESAILRLRDEPDTRARLSRLARERALTFGWGRIAPRIEDLYRDVCDASPAERAEAS